The Desulfuromonadaceae bacterium genome window below encodes:
- a CDS encoding multidrug efflux RND transporter permease subunit, with the protein MISRIFITRPRLAVVVSIFITLAGLIAMFNIPVAQYPKITPPEIRVSASYPGANAEVLARSVATTIEAEVNGVENMLYMASSCSNTGLYSLSVTFEVGTDTDIAQVNLQNRVQAAIAKLPQEVVDQGVIVRKGSADMLGAISFFSPDESRDKLFLSNYVSSTIKDAVVRLEGVSDINIFGELEYSMRLWMDAARMTALGLTAEDLISAVRRQNIQAAVGSIGAEPAASGQQRQYTLVAQGRLKSVAEFENIIIRSNNEGGLVRVKDVATVELGAKTYSTRSILNGGAAVTLAIYGSPSANALATMRSVNAELAQLARAQPSGVQYQTIYDSTRYIAAAIHEMVWTLFMTFLLVVAVTYVFLQDWRSTLVPTVTIPVSLIGTFAVLLALGYNANTISLFALIMSIGLVVDDAIVVVENVYRVMHDEGLSPAAAAQKAMRQVTGPIIATTLVLFAVFIPVAFLPGITGQLYKQFAVTICTAVVISAICALTLSPALCAVLLKKSRPVKFLPLVWFNQALLRARRGYVAGSSWLIRWKSVALLALLLVTAGSYALFLDRPTSFLPQEDQGIIYLNLQLPEAAAMSRTDQVMRQVTDELRQIKGIDSVLGVSGFSLLSGRGDNVGFGLVILSPWDQRPGLHVDTVLKKVQQQLATIPSANIRAFTPPPIRGLGRTGGFDFRLQTLTERSPQEFVAAAQGLVVAANQDPALSRVFSTTTADTPQLALTIDRNRAATLKVPISTIFATLQAQLGGRYVNDFNLANRGYQVKVQAVSAQRDAIDDISRLYVRSSTGQMVPLTSLVTVSTELGPQTVDRYNQRNSIKLSGNAAAGYSSGEAMAAMARVAEATLPEGYSFDWSGMSYQERKSSGQVIILFVLALLFAYLFLVGQYESWNIPISIVVSVPVATLGALLGLWLTGGSLSIYAQIGLVLLVGLACKNAILIVEFAQSRREEGLSIAAAAVDGGRIRFRPVLMTSFTFIIGLVPMVVATGAGAGSRQAIGITVFSGMLSTTLFGIFLIPVLYYLFQSAREKGSAWRQRMWERNDGG; encoded by the coding sequence ATGATCTCACGTATTTTTATTACCCGCCCGCGCCTGGCGGTGGTGGTATCAATCTTCATCACCCTGGCCGGTCTGATCGCCATGTTCAATATTCCGGTGGCGCAATATCCCAAAATTACCCCGCCAGAAATCAGGGTCAGCGCCAGCTACCCCGGAGCCAACGCCGAAGTTTTGGCACGCAGCGTCGCAACGACGATTGAGGCGGAAGTCAATGGCGTGGAAAATATGCTCTACATGGCTTCGTCCTGTTCAAATACCGGTTTGTACAGTTTGAGCGTGACGTTCGAAGTTGGTACCGATACCGATATCGCCCAGGTCAATCTTCAAAATCGGGTTCAGGCGGCGATTGCCAAACTGCCTCAGGAGGTCGTTGACCAGGGGGTTATCGTGCGCAAGGGCTCGGCGGATATGCTCGGGGCGATCAGTTTTTTTTCGCCAGATGAATCGCGCGACAAACTGTTTTTGAGCAACTACGTGAGCAGCACGATCAAGGATGCGGTGGTGCGCCTGGAAGGGGTCAGCGACATCAATATCTTTGGCGAGCTTGAATACAGCATGCGCCTCTGGATGGACGCGGCACGCATGACCGCCTTGGGGCTGACCGCCGAGGACCTGATCAGCGCCGTTCGTCGCCAGAATATTCAGGCCGCTGTCGGTTCGATCGGCGCGGAACCCGCAGCTAGCGGGCAACAGCGTCAATATACGCTGGTTGCTCAGGGGCGGCTGAAGAGCGTTGCCGAGTTTGAAAATATCATCATCCGTTCCAATAACGAGGGCGGGTTGGTACGGGTCAAAGACGTAGCAACCGTTGAGCTGGGCGCCAAGACGTACAGCACCCGCTCCATTCTTAACGGGGGAGCAGCGGTCACGCTGGCTATTTACGGTTCCCCCAGCGCCAATGCTCTGGCCACCATGCGCAGCGTCAATGCCGAGCTGGCGCAACTGGCCAGGGCGCAGCCGAGCGGCGTGCAGTATCAGACCATCTACGACTCGACCAGATATATCGCGGCGGCGATTCATGAAATGGTCTGGACCCTCTTTATGACCTTCCTGCTGGTGGTTGCCGTTACCTACGTGTTTCTGCAGGATTGGCGTTCAACGCTGGTGCCGACGGTGACTATTCCGGTTTCGCTGATCGGCACCTTTGCCGTTCTGCTGGCGCTTGGGTACAATGCCAATACCATCTCCCTCTTTGCCCTGATCATGTCGATCGGACTGGTGGTGGACGATGCCATCGTGGTGGTGGAAAACGTCTATCGGGTGATGCACGACGAGGGGTTGAGCCCCGCCGCCGCGGCGCAGAAAGCGATGAGGCAGGTTACCGGGCCGATCATTGCCACGACCCTGGTGTTGTTTGCGGTCTTTATTCCGGTCGCCTTTCTCCCCGGCATCACCGGACAGCTCTACAAACAGTTTGCCGTGACCATCTGCACCGCCGTGGTTATTTCGGCGATCTGCGCTTTGACGTTGAGTCCCGCGCTCTGCGCGGTATTACTGAAAAAGTCGCGTCCGGTCAAATTTCTGCCGTTGGTCTGGTTCAATCAGGCGCTGCTCAGAGCGCGCAGAGGCTATGTTGCCGGTTCAAGCTGGTTGATCCGCTGGAAATCAGTCGCCTTGCTGGCCCTGCTCCTGGTGACCGCTGGAAGCTATGCGCTGTTTCTCGACCGACCGACCAGTTTTCTGCCGCAAGAGGATCAGGGGATCATCTACCTTAACCTGCAATTGCCCGAGGCGGCGGCTATGAGTCGCACCGATCAGGTGATGCGGCAGGTAACGGATGAACTGCGGCAGATTAAAGGGATTGACAGCGTTCTCGGCGTCAGCGGCTTCAGTCTGCTCAGCGGTCGGGGGGATAATGTCGGTTTTGGCCTGGTCATTCTGTCTCCCTGGGATCAGCGCCCCGGCCTGCATGTCGATACCGTGCTCAAAAAAGTCCAACAGCAACTGGCGACGATCCCCTCGGCCAATATTCGGGCCTTCACGCCGCCGCCGATTCGCGGTCTGGGGCGAACCGGCGGCTTTGATTTTCGACTGCAAACCCTTACCGAACGGTCGCCCCAGGAATTTGTCGCTGCGGCACAGGGGTTGGTGGTGGCGGCCAACCAGGATCCGGCGCTGAGTCGGGTGTTCAGCACAACGACTGCTGACACCCCGCAACTCGCGCTGACGATCGACCGTAACCGGGCCGCAACGCTCAAGGTCCCGATCAGTACGATCTTTGCAACGTTGCAAGCACAGCTTGGCGGGCGCTATGTCAACGACTTTAACCTGGCCAACCGGGGGTATCAGGTCAAGGTCCAGGCGGTGAGTGCGCAGCGTGACGCGATTGACGATATCAGCCGTCTCTACGTGCGCAGCAGTACCGGGCAGATGGTGCCGCTGACCAGCCTGGTCACGGTGTCGACAGAGTTGGGTCCGCAGACGGTGGATCGCTATAACCAGCGCAACAGTATCAAGCTCAGCGGGAATGCGGCGGCAGGATACAGCTCCGGTGAGGCGATGGCGGCGATGGCGCGGGTTGCCGAGGCAACATTGCCGGAGGGGTATAGCTTCGACTGGTCCGGGATGTCTTATCAGGAGCGCAAAAGCAGTGGGCAGGTGATCATCCTCTTTGTGCTGGCTCTGCTTTTTGCCTATTTGTTTCTGGTCGGGCAGTATGAAAGCTGGAATATTCCCATTTCCATCGTCGTTTCGGTGCCGGTGGCGACCCTGGGGGCACTGCTCGGATTGTGGCTGACGGGCGGCAGCCTCAGTATCTACGCCCAGATCGGGTTGGTGCTGCTGGTCGGTCTGGCGTGTAAAAATGCCATCCTGATCGTCGAGTTTGCCCAGTCGCGGCGCGAAGAGGGGTTGTCGATCGCAGCTGCCGCAGTCGATGGCGGGCGCATCCGTTTTCGTCCGGTATTGATGACTTCCTTCACCTTCATTATCGGGCTGGTGCCGATGGTGGTTGCCACCGGTGCTGGTGCGGGAAGCCGCCAGGCCATCGGCATCACCGTTTTCAGCGGCATGTTGAGCACCACCTTGTTCGGGATTTTCCTGATTCCGGTGCTTTATTATTTGTTTCAATCAGCGCGTGAAAAGGGGAGCGCATGGCGGCAGCGGATGTGGGAGAGGAACGACGGCGGTTGA
- a CDS encoding efflux RND transporter periplasmic adaptor subunit, whose product MQHPPVTRNISSGFTLPGLCRGQRRELSASALLAILLAVTVMLPVRASAAPAGPPPAVTVITVTEQNVNPVTEYVGHVEAIQAVDLQSRVSGFIEKIYFREGSQVRAGELLYLIEPARYRMQVAVNRARVVKAQAVVKETLRLLRRFEAMSSGAIPVTDLEAAEASAERAQAELQEAQALLDLAQIDLDYTRISAPISGRIGATRLSVGNLCAPTSAPLARIVQLDPIRVVFSISENELSVVQLAQADAANEKSSGVMRPRLKLPDGTLAENVGRIDFVDNRVDPSTGTVAVRVRFANPDGLLLPGQYVKLVAGQTAEKMLPVIPQGAVLEDREGRYLLLVDGDNKVVQRRIVTGATVDYLWAVESGLAAGERVIVEGLQKVKPGQLVSIGGAPSAPVH is encoded by the coding sequence ATGCAGCATCCCCCTGTCACACGCAATATATCGTCCGGTTTTACGTTGCCCGGTTTGTGCCGGGGCCAGCGTCGGGAGCTGAGTGCGAGTGCTTTGCTCGCGATTCTCCTCGCGGTTACGGTAATGCTTCCGGTGCGAGCCAGTGCCGCACCTGCCGGACCGCCGCCAGCGGTGACGGTTATTACGGTGACGGAACAAAATGTCAACCCGGTGACGGAATATGTGGGACATGTCGAAGCGATACAGGCTGTCGATCTCCAGTCGCGCGTTAGTGGATTTATTGAAAAAATATACTTCAGGGAGGGCAGCCAGGTCCGCGCCGGTGAGCTGCTTTATCTGATTGAACCGGCCCGCTACCGGATGCAGGTTGCTGTCAACAGGGCGCGCGTCGTCAAGGCGCAGGCGGTAGTCAAAGAAACCCTCCGCCTTTTGCGGCGGTTTGAAGCGATGTCCTCCGGCGCGATACCGGTCACCGACCTTGAAGCCGCAGAGGCGAGTGCGGAGCGGGCGCAGGCAGAATTGCAAGAAGCTCAAGCACTGCTCGACCTTGCCCAGATTGATCTCGATTATACGCGTATCAGCGCCCCGATCAGTGGGCGCATCGGTGCAACGCGTCTGAGTGTCGGTAATCTGTGCGCGCCGACCTCCGCGCCCCTGGCACGGATTGTTCAGCTCGATCCGATCCGGGTCGTTTTTTCAATCAGTGAAAATGAGCTTTCGGTCGTGCAGCTGGCGCAGGCGGATGCCGCGAACGAGAAAAGTAGCGGGGTGATGCGCCCCCGACTGAAGCTGCCAGACGGGACGTTGGCGGAAAACGTCGGGCGCATCGACTTCGTGGATAACCGGGTCGACCCGAGCACCGGCACCGTTGCGGTGCGCGTTCGCTTTGCTAATCCTGACGGTCTGCTGCTGCCGGGACAGTATGTCAAGCTGGTTGCCGGTCAGACGGCAGAAAAGATGCTCCCGGTGATCCCGCAAGGAGCGGTGCTTGAGGATCGCGAGGGACGTTATCTGCTGCTGGTGGACGGGGACAACAAGGTGGTGCAGCGACGGATAGTTACCGGAGCCACCGTCGATTATTTATGGGCGGTTGAGAGTGGTTTGGCCGCTGGCGAGAGGGTCATCGTAGAGGGGCTCCAGAAAGTGAAACCGGGGCAGTTGGTGTCGATCGGCGGCGCTCCTTCCGCGCCGGTGCACTGA
- a CDS encoding carboxypeptidase-like regulatory domain-containing protein, with the protein MALLFSAGCVAAPRKATPLTDEVGTTGVRGQVLDPAGEVLPGAYVYAYRSARGGLRGPADFAAAVDPQGHYFLDLVEGTYHLTARWRKTGADEGPPRAGDAWALFPHNPVIVRPGYTARADFVLRTQQRTQIAREGSLASGDTGFRGRLVAGDGTPLAGAFVLAYRNADFRRIPDYTSLPADAGGNFTLYLPTAGSWCLAARTVTRGQPRRGAPYGRLGAGEAACRQLVQGEISDVGTIVLTPYHPAAD; encoded by the coding sequence ATGGCTCTGCTGTTCAGCGCGGGGTGCGTCGCCGCGCCGCGCAAGGCCACGCCGCTTACCGATGAAGTTGGCACCACCGGGGTGCGTGGCCAGGTTCTTGATCCAGCTGGAGAAGTATTGCCAGGTGCCTACGTTTATGCCTATCGCAGCGCGCGTGGCGGTCTGCGCGGACCAGCTGATTTTGCCGCAGCGGTTGACCCCCAGGGTCACTACTTCCTTGATCTGGTCGAAGGAACCTACCATCTCACCGCGCGATGGCGCAAAACCGGGGCGGATGAAGGACCACCGCGCGCCGGTGACGCGTGGGCGCTCTTTCCGCACAATCCGGTGATTGTACGCCCCGGTTACACCGCGCGTGCGGATTTTGTGTTGCGCACCCAACAGCGTACGCAAATTGCCCGTGAGGGGAGTCTGGCCAGTGGTGACACCGGCTTCCGGGGACGGTTGGTCGCTGGCGATGGCACGCCGCTGGCGGGGGCATTTGTCCTTGCCTACCGCAATGCCGATTTTCGCCGGATCCCCGATTACACGTCACTCCCGGCGGATGCCGGGGGGAACTTCACGCTCTACCTTCCCACCGCCGGTTCCTGGTGCCTGGCGGCGCGCACCGTGACACGCGGCCAGCCGCGTCGCGGTGCGCCGTACGGTCGTCTCGGCGCGGGAGAAGCCGCCTGCCGTCAGCTCGTTCAGGGCGAGATCAGCGATGTCGGCACCATTGTTCTGACGCCGTACCACCCGGCAGCGGATTGA
- a CDS encoding penicillin-binding protein activator, translating to MKRIFLGILLGFMFLCGLVPLPVAALDNNASSAISVRRGIDLYHAGQPQQALAFFNNFIVNHYDSPLLGEAYLYLSRILLDQNDGEQALRYLRQLPASGRNATTQLLEGRALLSSGAADEGAALLLALDPSSLSAADRLQRLTALASVRVSQARDLEALYFLNQALAEAQTLRRDQLLQDAERILGQLDAPELAEATLLYQGTAIGQGALWQLADRAAATGRAEEALSRLNSLINDPTPFLHRPDAVTLWEQLSGKTWQRRTVGAVLPLTGRFGPFGNQVKRGMELALALHNAQNQPIDILFRDSAGEALRAEQAVAQLANEERVLAIAGPLTGQGAVNAARLAQHERTPLLTLSQRDGLPDIGEYVFRNALTNRQQVKALVHYAIEQGKKSFAVLAPDSPFGHKMAQLFAEEALLSNGLVIASEFYLPEATTFDREIKRLMGVDPNRHKDEISPAEKEATELADLFYPELPSVDFDALFIPDYAARIGLVAPQVVYYGIDDVQLLGINGWNSPDLTRLAGQFVEGAVFVDGFFRYSPYPFVQEFVECFYTRYNEEPQLLEALGFDAAGIILALLASPEITTRDQLRLALLQLANYPGVTGATSFTLNGDVDKVLFLLQVQNGNIVQIN from the coding sequence ATGAAACGGATTTTTCTCGGAATCCTGCTGGGGTTCATGTTCCTTTGCGGGCTCGTCCCGCTTCCGGTTGCCGCACTCGACAATAATGCTTCGTCCGCTATTTCTGTGCGCCGGGGGATCGATCTTTATCATGCCGGGCAGCCGCAACAGGCCCTGGCATTCTTTAATAATTTCATCGTCAATCATTACGACTCGCCCCTGCTCGGGGAAGCGTATCTCTATCTTTCCCGTATCTTGCTTGACCAGAATGATGGTGAACAGGCGCTGCGATATCTGCGCCAGTTGCCCGCTAGCGGGCGTAACGCTACGACGCAGCTGCTTGAAGGCCGGGCGCTGCTCAGTAGCGGAGCGGCTGACGAAGGTGCTGCGCTGCTGTTGGCGCTCGATCCGTCATCGTTGAGCGCTGCTGACCGCCTGCAACGTCTGACCGCGCTGGCCTCTGTTCGGGTCAGCCAGGCGCGTGATCTGGAAGCCCTTTATTTTCTTAACCAGGCGCTTGCCGAGGCGCAGACCTTGCGGCGCGATCAATTGCTTCAGGATGCCGAGCGGATCCTCGGCCAACTCGACGCCCCGGAACTGGCGGAGGCGACCTTGCTCTACCAGGGGACGGCGATCGGTCAGGGGGCGCTCTGGCAACTGGCTGATCGTGCCGCCGCCACCGGGCGTGCGGAGGAGGCTCTGAGCCGCCTGAACAGTTTGATCAACGACCCCACACCCTTTTTACATCGCCCTGACGCCGTGACCCTGTGGGAACAACTTAGTGGCAAAACCTGGCAACGGCGAACGGTCGGGGCCGTGTTGCCGCTGACCGGTCGTTTCGGGCCATTCGGCAATCAGGTTAAGCGTGGGATGGAGCTGGCGCTGGCGCTGCACAATGCCCAGAATCAGCCAATCGACATTCTTTTTCGGGACAGTGCCGGAGAGGCGCTCCGCGCTGAACAGGCGGTTGCCCAACTGGCCAACGAAGAACGGGTTCTCGCCATTGCCGGGCCATTGACCGGGCAGGGTGCGGTGAATGCGGCCCGCTTGGCGCAACACGAGCGGACGCCGTTGCTGACCCTCTCCCAGCGTGACGGGTTGCCCGACATCGGCGAGTATGTGTTTCGCAACGCCCTGACCAATCGCCAGCAGGTAAAGGCGCTGGTGCACTATGCCATAGAGCAGGGCAAGAAGTCCTTCGCTGTGCTGGCCCCCGACAGTCCCTTCGGTCACAAAATGGCTCAACTTTTTGCTGAAGAGGCGTTGTTGTCTAACGGCCTGGTAATCGCGAGCGAATTTTATCTCCCCGAAGCGACCACCTTTGATCGGGAGATCAAGCGTCTGATGGGGGTTGACCCAAATCGCCACAAGGACGAGATCAGCCCTGCAGAAAAAGAAGCGACTGAGCTGGCCGACCTCTTCTATCCCGAGTTGCCCTCGGTTGATTTTGATGCCCTGTTTATTCCCGACTACGCCGCGCGAATCGGCCTGGTGGCACCGCAGGTTGTTTATTACGGGATTGATGATGTTCAGTTGCTCGGTATCAATGGCTGGAATTCACCCGATCTGACCCGTCTGGCCGGGCAGTTTGTTGAGGGGGCGGTATTTGTCGACGGCTTTTTCCGCTACAGTCCCTATCCTTTTGTGCAAGAGTTTGTCGAGTGTTTTTACACGCGTTACAATGAAGAACCGCAGCTCCTTGAAGCGTTGGGATTTGATGCGGCGGGAATCATTCTGGCGCTTTTGGCGAGCCCCGAGATAACGACTCGCGACCAGCTGCGCCTGGCGTTGTTGCAACTTGCAAACTATCCCGGCGTTACCGGAGCAACTAGCTTTACCCTGAATGGTGACGTTGACAAAGTGCTTTTTCTGCTTCAGGTGCAGAATGGCAACATCGTGCAAATCAATTGA
- the dnaJ gene encoding molecular chaperone DnaJ — MSKRDYYEILEVNRNAGETEIKKAYRKLALQYHPDKNPGNKAAEEKFKELTEAYAVLSDRQKRANYDQFGHAGVDGGGFSGGGFDFGGSPFEDIFGDIFGDIFGGGGARRSRGRRGDDLRFNLTISFEEAAFGKETKIQIPRRQPCQECSGSGARKGTTATTCGTCRGAGQVRYQQGFFSLTRPCPDCGGSGKVIKDPCSACHGEGQIKAKQTLSLKIPAGVETGSRLKLTGEGDAGSGGGPAGDLYVVLSVDEHPIFKREGQDVLCELPINFTQAALGAEFEVPTLEGKVRLKVPAGTQSGKVFRLNGKGIASLRGYGRGDQLVVVTVETPTQLTSRQKELLEEFARESGEDVNPLGKSFFDKVKELFE, encoded by the coding sequence TTGTCGAAACGCGATTATTACGAAATTCTCGAAGTGAACCGCAACGCCGGTGAAACGGAGATCAAAAAGGCCTACCGCAAGCTCGCTTTGCAGTACCACCCGGATAAAAACCCGGGGAACAAGGCTGCCGAGGAAAAATTCAAGGAGCTGACCGAGGCCTATGCGGTTCTCTCCGACCGGCAGAAACGGGCCAACTATGACCAGTTCGGCCATGCCGGGGTTGATGGCGGTGGATTTTCAGGCGGTGGTTTTGATTTTGGCGGCAGTCCGTTTGAAGATATTTTTGGCGACATCTTTGGTGACATCTTCGGTGGCGGAGGGGCGCGGCGCAGTCGCGGGCGGCGTGGAGACGACCTGCGTTTCAATCTGACGATCAGCTTTGAGGAAGCCGCTTTCGGCAAAGAGACCAAGATCCAGATCCCCCGGCGTCAGCCCTGTCAGGAGTGCTCCGGGTCAGGTGCACGCAAGGGGACCACGGCAACCACCTGCGGAACGTGTCGCGGCGCTGGTCAGGTCCGTTATCAGCAAGGGTTTTTCTCTCTGACGCGCCCTTGCCCCGACTGTGGAGGCAGCGGAAAGGTGATCAAAGATCCCTGCTCCGCATGCCATGGAGAGGGGCAAATCAAAGCCAAGCAAACCCTTTCGTTAAAAATTCCCGCCGGGGTCGAAACCGGCAGTCGTCTCAAATTGACCGGCGAAGGGGATGCCGGTAGCGGGGGAGGCCCGGCCGGTGATCTTTACGTGGTGTTGAGTGTTGACGAACACCCGATCTTCAAGCGCGAAGGGCAGGATGTGCTCTGTGAATTACCGATCAACTTTACGCAGGCGGCTCTCGGCGCGGAATTTGAGGTGCCGACGCTGGAAGGCAAGGTGCGGCTTAAAGTCCCGGCCGGAACCCAGTCGGGAAAAGTTTTCAGGCTCAATGGCAAAGGGATTGCCAGTCTGCGCGGTTATGGCCGCGGCGATCAACTGGTGGTGGTGACCGTCGAAACACCGACGCAATTGACGAGTCGTCAGAAGGAGCTGCTCGAAGAGTTTGCCCGCGAAAGCGGGGAAGATGTCAATCCGCTCGGCAAGAGTTTTTTCGATAAAGTCAAAGAACTGTTTGAATAG
- the dnaK gene encoding molecular chaperone DnaK, giving the protein MGKVIGIDLGTTNSCVAVMEGGEPVVIANAEGVRTTPSMVAFAESGERLVGQQAKRQAVTNPENTLFAIKRLIGRKFDSDAVRRDIEISPFKIVKADNGDAWVSARDKKYSAPEISAMILQKMKQTAEDYLGDKVTDAVITVPAYFNDSQRQATKDAGKIAGLNVLRIINEPTAAALAYGLDKKKEEKIAVFDLGGGTFDISILELGDGVFEVKSTNGDTFLGGEDFDQRIIDYIADEFKKEQGIDLRNDKMALQRLKEGAEKAKCELSSSVETDINLPFITADQSGPKHLNVKLTRAKLESICADLINSLVEPCKIALKDAGLKAAEVDEVILVGGMTRMPAVQKRVEEIFGKVPNKGVNPDEVVAIGAAIQGGVLTGDVKDVLLLDVTPLSLGIETLGSVMTKLIEKNTTIPCKKSQVFSTAADNQPAVSVHVLQGEREMAADNKTIGRFELGDIPVAPRGVPQIEVTFDIDANGILHVAAKDLGTGKEQSIRITASSGLSEEEIAKMVNDAEAHASEDKAKRELIEAKNQADSLVYSTEKTLKEHAEKVDEETKKKIEVALEELKTEIASDSLDGIKTKTEALAHVSHKLAEAMYAEAQKAASTGEGEAAADGAGDDGVVDAEFEEVDEQEKK; this is encoded by the coding sequence ATGGGTAAAGTTATCGGGATCGATTTGGGGACCACCAATTCGTGTGTGGCGGTCATGGAAGGCGGCGAGCCGGTTGTCATCGCCAATGCCGAGGGCGTGCGCACCACGCCGTCGATGGTGGCCTTTGCCGAAAGCGGTGAGCGTCTGGTTGGTCAGCAGGCCAAGCGTCAGGCGGTGACCAATCCGGAAAATACGTTGTTCGCTATCAAGCGGTTGATCGGACGCAAGTTCGATTCAGATGCCGTGCGGCGGGATATCGAAATCAGTCCGTTCAAGATTGTCAAAGCGGATAACGGCGACGCCTGGGTTTCAGCGCGCGACAAAAAATACAGCGCACCGGAAATCTCGGCGATGATTTTGCAGAAAATGAAGCAGACTGCCGAGGACTATCTTGGTGATAAAGTTACGGACGCTGTTATTACGGTCCCGGCCTATTTCAACGATTCGCAGCGCCAGGCAACCAAAGATGCCGGCAAAATCGCCGGTCTCAACGTGTTGCGGATTATTAACGAGCCGACCGCAGCGGCACTCGCCTACGGTCTTGACAAGAAGAAGGAAGAGAAAATTGCGGTTTTCGACTTGGGTGGCGGAACCTTCGACATCTCGATTCTGGAGCTGGGCGACGGTGTTTTTGAGGTCAAGTCGACCAATGGTGACACCTTTCTGGGCGGCGAGGATTTTGACCAGCGTATCATCGACTATATTGCCGATGAGTTCAAAAAAGAGCAGGGCATCGATCTGCGTAACGATAAGATGGCGTTGCAGCGGCTCAAAGAAGGCGCAGAAAAGGCCAAATGCGAACTGTCGAGTTCCGTTGAGACCGACATTAATCTGCCTTTCATCACCGCCGATCAGTCCGGCCCGAAACACCTCAATGTCAAGTTAACGCGCGCCAAGCTTGAAAGCATCTGCGCCGACCTGATCAATAGTTTGGTTGAACCGTGCAAAATTGCGCTCAAAGATGCCGGACTCAAGGCGGCGGAAGTCGATGAAGTGATCCTCGTCGGTGGCATGACCCGCATGCCGGCCGTGCAGAAGCGGGTTGAGGAAATCTTCGGCAAAGTCCCGAATAAAGGAGTCAACCCCGACGAAGTGGTCGCCATTGGTGCCGCAATTCAGGGGGGCGTGTTGACCGGGGATGTCAAGGACGTGCTGTTGCTCGACGTGACCCCGTTGTCACTTGGCATTGAAACCCTCGGCAGCGTCATGACCAAGCTGATCGAGAAGAACACCACCATCCCGTGCAAAAAAAGTCAGGTGTTTTCGACTGCGGCGGACAATCAACCGGCAGTGTCAGTGCACGTCCTGCAGGGCGAGCGCGAAATGGCGGCGGATAACAAGACGATTGGTCGCTTTGAACTGGGCGATATCCCGGTCGCGCCGCGCGGCGTTCCGCAAATTGAAGTGACCTTTGACATTGACGCCAACGGCATCCTGCATGTTGCCGCCAAAGATCTCGGCACCGGCAAGGAGCAATCGATACGCATTACCGCTTCGAGTGGATTATCTGAAGAAGAAATCGCCAAGATGGTCAATGATGCTGAAGCGCATGCGAGTGAAGACAAGGCGAAACGCGAGTTGATCGAAGCGAAAAATCAGGCTGACAGTCTGGTTTATTCAACCGAAAAAACCCTCAAAGAGCACGCCGAGAAGGTTGATGAAGAGACCAAAAAGAAGATTGAGGTGGCACTCGAAGAACTGAAAACAGAAATTGCCAGTGACAGTCTTGACGGGATCAAAACCAAGACCGAAGCTCTGGCCCATGTATCGCACAAGCTGGCGGAGGCAATGTACGCCGAAGCGCAAAAAGCAGCGTCGACGGGCGAAGGCGAAGCTGCCGCTGACGGTGCCGGAGATGATGGTGTCGTTGACGCCGAATTCGAGGAGGTTGACGAGCAGGAGAAGAAGTAG
- the grpE gene encoding nucleotide exchange factor GrpE: MSKKKTQQNQAETSAEHQGNDMDGEITAGEIKAPAENAPPTLEEQLAASRSEAEEHRDQYLRACAELENFRKRAQREKEDICRFANEKILREMLPVIDNLGRAIEHADGEAADSKGLIEGIQLTLDQFAKVLDQFGVKEIAALGAPFDPAFHEAMGQIESAEHPVNSVAQVFQKGYLLNERLLRPALVMVAKAPTAH, encoded by the coding sequence ATGAGCAAGAAGAAGACGCAACAAAACCAGGCGGAAACGTCCGCAGAGCACCAGGGGAACGACATGGATGGGGAAATAACTGCTGGCGAGATCAAGGCGCCTGCGGAAAACGCCCCGCCGACGCTGGAGGAACAGCTTGCTGCCAGTCGTAGCGAGGCTGAAGAGCACCGCGATCAATATTTACGGGCCTGTGCTGAGCTGGAAAATTTCCGCAAGCGCGCCCAACGTGAAAAGGAAGATATCTGTCGCTTTGCCAACGAAAAAATCTTGCGTGAAATGCTGCCGGTAATCGACAATCTCGGGCGCGCCATTGAGCATGCCGATGGCGAGGCCGCCGATTCCAAGGGGCTGATCGAGGGGATACAACTGACTCTTGATCAGTTTGCCAAGGTGCTCGACCAGTTCGGTGTCAAGGAGATTGCCGCACTCGGCGCGCCGTTTGACCCGGCTTTTCATGAGGCGATGGGGCAGATTGAAAGTGCCGAGCATCCGGTCAACTCGGTCGCGCAGGTCTTTCAAAAGGGCTATCTCCTTAACGAGCGTTTGTTGCGTCCGGCACTGGTGATGGTGGCCAAGGCGCCGACGGCTCATTAA